In one Heptranchias perlo isolate sHepPer1 chromosome 25, sHepPer1.hap1, whole genome shotgun sequence genomic region, the following are encoded:
- the mif gene encoding macrophage migration inhibitory factor, with product MPTFVLNTNLSRSTIPDVLGEELTAVLAKELGKPKQYIAVHIIPDQMIHFGGSTEPCALGSLSSIGKIGNKQNKTYSKVLFDLVNKHLHISPDRMYIVFQELEAANVGWNSNTFA from the exons ATGCCAACCTTCGTGCTCAACACAAACCTGAGCCGCTCCACCATCCCGGACGTCCTGGGGGAGGAGCTGACGGCGGTGCTGGCCAAGGAGCTGGGCAAACCCAAGCAG TACATCGCAGTGCACATCATACCGGACCAGATGATCCATTTTGGCGGATCCACAGAGCCCTGCGCTCTCGGCAGTCTCTCCAGCATCGGCAAAATCGGCAACAAGCAGAACAAAACCTACTCCAAAGTGCTGTTTGACCTGGTGAACAAGCACTTGCACATTTCTCCAGACAG GATGTACATCGTCTTCCAAGAACTGGAGGCTGCAAATGTTGGCTGGAATAGCAACACCTTCGCTTAG